In one Tripterygium wilfordii isolate XIE 37 chromosome 22, ASM1340144v1, whole genome shotgun sequence genomic region, the following are encoded:
- the LOC119991563 gene encoding uncharacterized protein LOC119991563, translated as MLLEEDDTVNDDFSLLATLIVEEEEDRPAARRGSMPGHAVIHRGRAEGHERLYRDYFAETPTYPPNIFRRRFRMNRSLFLRILSAVEGFDPYFAQKRDAIGVPGLSSLQKVTAALRILAYGASADSVDDYVRIGKSTAIESVKRIDCMHWKWKNCPTAWQGMYTGHIQEPTMILEAVASQDLWIWHAFFGLPGSLNDLNVLDRSPLFNELAESRAPPVNYTINGNNYSIGYYLADGIYPSWSTFVKTIPAPQGNKRQFFAKAQESARKDVERAFGVLQSRFAIVRGPALYWEIDTLSDIIRACVILHNMIVEDERDHYGINFNYDTIEGYTPPNISHSLIPEIMEYVDTYYRIRNRQSHSQLQADLVEHLWQLHGGE; from the exons ATGTTACTCGAGGAGGATGATACTGTCAACGACGATTTTTCTCTGCTCGCAACTTTAAtcgtggaggaggaagaagatcgTCCAGCTGCACGCCGTGGTTCTATGCCAGGTCATGCTGTAATTCATCGTGGTCGAGCTGAAGGTCATGAAAGACTTTATCGTGATTATTTTGCTGAGACACCCACATACCCTCCCAACATATTTCGAAGGAGGTTTCGAATGAATCGTTCTCTATTTCTCCGAATTTTATCTGCCGTCGAAGGATTTGATCCATATTTTGCGCAAAAAAGAGATGCTATTGGCGTGCCTGGTTTGTCTTCGCTTCAAAAGGTAACTGCTGCACTTAGGATTCTTGCTTATGGAGCATCTGCAGATTCTGTAGATGATTACGTACGGATTGGCAAAAGCACTGCTATTGAAAGCGTCAAAAG GATTGATTGTATGCACTGGAAATGGAAAAATTGTCCAACTGCTTGGCAAGGTATGTATACTGGTCATATTCAAGAACCGACCATGATTTTAGAAGCAGTTGCTTCACAAGATCTCTGGATATGGCATGCCTTTTTTGGTTTACCAGGATCCCTAAATGATTTGAATGTGTTGGATCGATCTCCTTTATTCAATGAACTTGCAGAAAGTCGTGCTCCTCCAGTAAACTACACAATTAATGGCAACAATTACTCGATTGGATACTATCTTGCTGATGGTATATATCCATCATGGTCAACATTCGTCAAGACTATTCCAGCTCCACAAGGTAATAAGAGGCAATTCTTTGCTAAAGCTCAAGAATCGGCTCGCAAAGATGTTGAGCGAGCATTTGGGGTACTGCAATCCCGTTTTGCAATCGTGCGTGGACCGGCTCTTTATTGGGAGATTGATACTTTATCGGATATTATACGAGCGTGTGTAATACTACACAACATGATCGTTGAGGATGAGAGAGACCATTATGGTATCAATTTCAATTACGATACAATTGAGGGGTATACGCCGCCAAATATTTCACATTCACTCATACCTGAAATTATGGAGTACGTTGACACTTATTATCGTATTAGAAATAGGCAGAGTCACTCTCAATTGCAAGCAGATCTTGTTGAACATCTTTGGCAATTACATGGTGGAGAATAA